TCTTCGATTAAAAACAACCAAAAACGAAACTATTAACAGTTTTCAGGCGCGCCTAAGCGCAGGCAAGCAAGTCGTGCAATCCTGCAGCAACAAAATCCAAGGGGAATGAAAGAGAGCATAAGGCAGCGGCGAGAATACAGCCGACGATAGTAAGCACTCCTAAAACAAAATTCACTACGGTAACAACAACCAATGAGATTAATAAAGTTGCTAAATCATAGACAGACGCTAGAATGCCAACCCCAAAGATCTCTAGAACTCCCCTGAAGATATGAGACATGACATTAATTTTACCGCTCATGGTGTCCACACGGGAATATCCACGCTTGTTGTCGAACGTCCTCATGGCATCGACTGCTCGAGATATTCTACGCGCTCCACTAACAGCTCCCAGAACGGGAATAGAACCGATAATATTACTACAAGGCTCCTTAGCCCAAGACTCGAAACCAAAAGCATTAAATGATGGTATAAGAGGTCGGCCTGACGTCATTGTGATCTCCCAGAATTGATCTTGAAAAACGAGGGAAAATTGTACCACGGGAGAATTTTTTTTTTGTACGAAATTATTTTTAGAATGTGGAGCGAGAAGGTGTTCAGAAATCGTTTTTATTTTAAAATATTTTTTCCCAGCTCCTTATTTAAAATAATTTTTTCCAACTCTTTTTCATTAATTCCTAAAGATGAAGAAATTAATTTCAAAGCATTTTTGTGAATAAAACCACATCTGAGCATTCCTAGGGAAAGAATAGAGACGACCTTTTCAAAAGCCTTTTCTCCTCCTCTTGGAAGAATAACTAAAATTTTCTCTTTTAATTTTGAGTTTTCTAGGAAAGCCAGGAGTAAGCAAGATACGTCTGGATGAAATCGAGAAAAGAATTGTTGGAATTCTGAAGATAAATTAGGCAAATTGTTCGCGAAGGAGATGAGTCCTAGTGAATTTTTGGGAAGATAATTTTCTATTTTAGAAAAAAATTGTCTGACTCTTTTCATAAGATTTTGATGTTGTTCTCTTTCAGAGAAAGCTAACGTCAACTGTTTTGCAAATTTTTCGTTTCTTCTTAAATCAGCACAGCACTCATCAAAAGTTAACGAAGGAGAGGAAACATCGTATCTGAGAAGTTTTTTTAGCAATCGATCCACGCTGGGATTCAAGAGACTTATCATTTCCAAATAATTTCCTCTAATGAAGAATTTGTGTATGACCTCATCTTCTTCTAGATGTAGTTTTTGAGAAAGGTTCCTTATCAAGTGGGTCTTCAATTCTGAGTTCTTTGATATTAACCAGCCACTTAGAAACAAATTTGTTAGAGTGAGAAAGTCAATTAAGGCTGCTTTTTTTGATGCAATGTCCGCGTTTGGCTCTAAAATCATCTTTTTTAGAGAAAACAAAGGTTCTAAATAATTTAGAGTTTCTTGTGTTGATTGACTTTTTATGAGGGCCAAGAGGAAAAATACGCCGCTGTCCTCATTTGCTAGGATATGATTAATATGCTTGAGCAGTTCAGAGATCTCAGAGCTTGATCCTATTCCAGAATAAAGGTAGGAGGCTTGGTAGGGTGTGATTAAATCTTGGCCGGAGCTAATTTTTTTTCCTAGTTGATCTATGTTTTTAGAGATCAATAATAGGCTTTGCTTAATCTCCCCCCCCTCTTTTTCTAGATTTCTTTGTTTTGTTTTTTTTTCAGATCTTAGGAGATTTTTGTAGTGACTTAAGTTTTGAGGCGCAAGAAAAGAAGATTCATTCAAATTGCTATTTTTTTTGTTTAAAACTTTTTTGGTTTCGAGTTGTTTGTTTTTTTTAAGGGTCTCTTTATTTACTTCTTTATTTGAAGTAGACGAGGGCATAGATGAATTAGTTTCTACGTTTTGGAGGGAAGATTTTCTTATGGGTGATTCTAGTTTACCTAATATTTCGTCTATTTCTTTCAACTCTTTGCTTATCTTAAGTCTACGCGGTTGATCATTGGATGAATGAGTTTTTGTGAGGTTGGGGTTAAATACTTTTGACTGTTCTTTGACTTGAGTAGTGGATTCTTTTATGAATTTATTATTTATTCGTACAATCTCGCGAGCTCTGAGTAGCATTCGTGTGATCAAGATTGTAGATGTCACTACTGAGATAGACAAAGCTATTGCCGGAGCCAAAATCATTAAGCCAGCGCCGGGAAGAGCGAATTGAAGAGTTACCAGTGTTATTGCTACTAAGATAGTCAGTGCTACCGCTGTAATAGCTATCAGTCTTTCTTTTCTCTGATATTTTTCTAACTCATTAATTGTTAGTTTGTAGTCTTTGTTTGAGATGTTTTTTTCATCCCCTGTCTTGTTTTGAGAATTTTGATTGGAATAATTTGTTATTCTCGAGGTGGGATTCATAATAAAAAAATAATTAATATGGTTAGTTAATTTTAATAATTATTTCTTTTTAATTTAATATTGTTTTAGCTTTTTAAATTAACATGTCAAAGTTTCTTGACAAACAAGACCTATATGCGGAAACTCTGATTTTGTTCTTAACGGAGGTGGGGTATATGCAAAAGATAGAAGATTTACTGGGTGGTGATAGTGATAACTTATTGACATACAGCTGTACAAAGATAAAAAAAGAAAGCTTGACGCTACCTTCAGGAGACTTCGTCGATAGAGTTTTTTCTCAGTCAGACAGAAACAACAAAGTGTTAAGATCTTTACAAACTTTGTTTTCACATGGAAGACTGTCGGGTACAGGCTACTTATCAATCCTCCCCGTCGATCAGGGTATAGAACATTCTGCTGGTGCATCGTTTGCTGCAAACCCCATGTACTTTGACCCTGAAAATATTATCAAATTAGCTATAGAAGGAGGATGCAACGCTGTCGCTTCTTCGTATGGTGTCCTTTCTCTAATGTCGAGGAAGTATGCTCATAAAATTCCTTTTATTCTAAAAATTAATCATAATGAGTTGCTTACCTACCCGAATAAACACAGACAGGTTATGTTCTCCAGAGTAGAGGATGCTTATAATATGGGGGCCATTGCTGTAGGAGCTACAATTTATTTTGGTTCAGAAACTTCTTCTGAGGAAATAGTTGAAGTTTCTGAGTCCTTCGCCTTGGCGAGAGAACTTGGCTTGGGAACAATTTTGTGGTGCTACATAAGGAATGCATCTTTTGTTCACGAGGGAAAAGACTATCATACTGCCTCAGATTTAACGGGCCAAGCTGATCATTTGGGAGCCTCGCTAGGAGCAGATATAGTGAAGCAAAAATTGCCTGAAACACAAGGCGGATACACTGCTATAAAATTTGGTAAAACTGATCCTAGAGTTTATAGTGAGTTGTCTTCAGATCATCCAATAGATCTTTGCAGATACCAGCTAATGAATAGTTATGCGGGTAAGGTTGGGCTCATTAATTCTGGAGGAGCTTCGGGAGATAATGACTTGAAGGATGCGGCGAGAACAGCTGTTATCAATAAGCGAGCTGGAGGTATGGGACTTATTTTAGGGAGAAAAGCTTTCCAGAAGTCTTTTAAAGAGGGAATTAAGTTGCTAAATTTAGTTCAGGATATATACTTAGATCCCTCAATCACTATAGCATAATTCGTTAAGGTAAGGTATGCATTCTTCGAAAACTTCGAAAGGATCTTTAGGGACGTTTACCGTTGGGATGCTTTCTTTAGCTGTTGTTATCAGTTTGAGAAACTTGCCCTTAACAGCTAAACATGGGCTCTCTACTCTTTTCTACTATGTTTTGGCTGTTTTGTGTTTTATGGTTCCCTATGCATTAATTTCAGCTGAGTTAGCTTCTTTTAAACCTCAAGGTATATACGTCTGGGTACGGGACTCTCTAGGTAAATGGTGGGGCTTTTTTGCCGTTTGGATGCAGTGGTTCCATAACATGACTTGGTACCCTGCTATGTTAGCTTTCATTGGCAGCAGTTTGGTTTATAAAATGTACCCCGATATGGCGCAAAACAAACTTTACTTATCCAGCGTAGTTTTGGTGGGGTTCTGGGGGCTAACTTTTTTTAATTTCTTTGGTATTTCTACTTCTGCTTTGTTCAGCACGATTTGTGTTATTGTTGGAACTATTATTCCCGGGATTATTTTGGTAAGCTTAGCTTTATTTTGGGTGTTTAGTGGGAATTCCATAGCTATTTCTTTGAATCCTAGGGATATCATTCCAGATTTCGGTTCGCAGACTTCTTTAGCTTTGTTGGCAGGAATGTTGTTAGCGTTATGTGGACTGGAAGCTAATGCTAATTTAGCTTCGGATATGCGTGATCCTAAAAGGAGCTATCCTAAAGCTGTTTTAATTGGAGCTATGTTGACTTTGGCTATCCTAGTGCTAGGATCTCTTTCAATAGCTGTTGTCATTCCCAAAGATCAAATCAGTTTGGTATCGGGCTTGGTCACGGCTTTCAATTTATTCTTCCAAAAATATAACCTTTCTTGGATGACCATGATAGTCGTTTTTATGACCATAGCGGGATCCCTAGGAGAATTGAATGCATGGATGTTTGCTGGGACAAAAGGATTATTTATCTCCACCCAAAATGATTGTTTGCCAAAAATCTTTAAGAAGACGAACTCTAGAGGTGTGCCAGTCAATTTAATGTTGTTTCAGGCTATTGTTGTGACAGGTTTTTCGGCGTTGTTTTTACTGCTTGGAACGGCAGATATTGCGTACTGGGTTTTAAGCGCTTTAAGCGTTCAAATGTATTTAATGATGTATGTTTGTCTGTTTATAGCTGGCCCTGTTCTTAGAAAAAAGGAACCCAAGGCTGAAAGGATTTTTGTCGTTCCGGGAAAAAACATAGGTATATACATTCTCTCTTTCTTGGGCATTCTTTCCTGCTTTTTTGCGCTTTTCGTTAGCATTTTACCTCCTGAAGGAGTCTCTTATAAGCACTACACCCTGTGGCTTTCCAGTGGTTTCTTGCTTAATTGCTTTATTCCCGTAGGAATTTTTCTTTCACAAAAGAAGAGAGGAAAATCTTTTTAGAAGATCGTATAACGTTAAAATATGTTGGGAAAGAGAAGCTGTAAGATACGATTATTTTTTACAGCGATTGTGAAATCTTCTTCAGATATGTTTGTCCTTTCCAGGAATTTTCTTACTTCTTTCTGAGAGGCTATTCCGAAGTTACTAGTGCCGGAAAATATGGGCGAAGCTATGTTTTCTAGTACCTCTGGAGAGAGTGGAGAATAAACCTTAATGATTTCTTGGAGTTCTTTGCTTTCTCTTATTATTTCTAAAATCAAAAATGGATCAGAAAGGAATTCTTCTAAGTTGTTTTTGATCTCCTCTACAGAGCTAGTGATAGCATTTATTCTAAAAACGGCTTTGCCTAACAGGAGCACCTTACTTGTAGGTAGTTTAAATACTGAAAGCAACTGTATTAGCCATTCTTTTTTTTGAGAAATCTTTCTCTGATCTTCGAGCTTATCACTAGCATACGCTAAGGAATTTATAGTCGTTTTTTTCCTGGAAACTGTCTCCAATAAACTTATCGGGGATAATTCTTCAATAGTGTTAGTCTGAAGGATAAAATTAGCGGTTTCTTTTGATAAGCTCTTTAGGATTAATCCTATAAAATTCCCCGCTTGTAAAAAGGAATCAACCTCTTTTATTTCGGGAAATCTTTGCTTAATAATTTCCTTAGCAGAATCCCTATCATTGAGACTTTTCATTATTTTGCCATAGAGAAAGACATTTGCTAGTCTGAGATTAGCAAGGACTGTTTCCTTTAGAAAATTTTTAGGATTTATCGACTCAGAGAATTTTCGGGTGATACTATTTATTAGAGATATAGAGGGATAGAATTTTTGTGAAGGAGAAGCGAATTCATTACGCCAAAACAAAGATATTCTTTCTCCGTTATGTTCTAAGAAGGTTACGGAGAACTTTAGAAATGCTTCAAGAAATTCTTCTCCATTGCAGTTGCTTATAAGAGAAATATTATCAATGGGTTCCTTAAGATAGACGTAATCTTTAAACAAGATCTCTTTAATAATATTTACTGTGGAGGGCGGCTCCTTTTTTTTGCGTGAAGTAATGCTATGGAAAGCTATCAAAAGATTTTCAATCTGTCGACTTCTATCTGGTTCTGGTTTTTTGTACTCTCCTAAGTGGAGTCCCATAGGAACAAAAAAAGAATTTGGAAAATTGTTTTCAGAAAAATCGGTGTTTCTGTCTTTTTCAAAGATGAGTAGTTTATTTAGGATTTTAGATGGAAAAAACGTTGTAGATTCTAGCTGTTCCAAGCGAGAAGAAAGGATCTTTTTATAATAGCAAATGTAAGAGATAACACCCATGGCAGAGAGTATAAAAGTTGTGAAAAATACGATAGAGACAACTGTAGATACTGGGACAATGAATCCGATAGTTAAACAAAGAAAAGAAAATGTAATCATTCCCAAGATATAAAAAATTGCAGGCAAGATGTAGTCGAGGGACCATTTAGAATAGTGTCTTCTAAGGGAGAATTCGCAAAAAGAAACAGGGGTTTCTTGACTGAGAATCATGTTGATCATTGGACTAGCTTTTAAATAGATTGGGAAATAATAGCTCCAGGAATGTCCCTTCAGATATGGATTTTAGAAAAGATGCTTCATTCAGCCCAAAACGATTGCAGAATAACTGAATATCTTTTTTCGTAAACACCCTGCTGGAGATTCCCCCTAAAATGATAGGGCGAATTAATTTTTTCATTTTTTCAAAGTTGAAACCAGAACTTAAAAAATCTCTAACGAATTCTTGTAATTTTAAATCGGCATTCAAAATCTCCAGAAGTATAGAAGGATTGCTCACAATGGTTTTATGATTTGTTTTAATAAAATCATATAGTCCAACTAAGGCGTCTTTGTTTTTCCAAAGGTTAAAGGCATACAATCTTGACTGAGGAGAAGATAAGGATCTGTAAATCGATAATTTGCTTATCAAGTTTTGTTTAAAAGAAAATAGTTCTTTTCTTTTTTTTTCTCGACTGAATATGCTTAGGTTAAGAACCTCGTTCCGCTTTGCAGAAAGTAATTCCAAATCTTCGGGGTCTCTAAGGAAATTAATAGACAGGGTCTCATCTTTTGCAGATGATTTCTGAATAATAAATTTACACAAATTTCCGGTGAAAAGAGCCTCTTTTAACTCTTTTGATAAGTACTTCGGGTTGTAATTTAATATAGATTCTATAGTTCCCTCCTCAAGGGTTTTGCCCAGAAGCCAAGTGTTTAGGATCCTACAAATGTATATAATGGAATCTTTGAGTGTTAAAGAAGTGTCTTTATTTTTTACAAATTCGTTATGGATGTAGGCAGCTCCTTCAAATATTTTTTGAGTCAGGAGATCCCAAGTTTCTGGATTATCAAAGCAAAAACAAAGGACATCTGACAGTGAATACGCAAGAGAAAAATCCACTATGCTGTCTTTGCATGGTGATAGTCTTGGCGTGATATTTGGCTTGTATGATGAAGGAGCAAAAAGATAGAGAAGCTCTTTTTCTAAACAATCCAAAAAGCCATGGTGCTCGCTTTTTATTAGACTACTGGTTAGGGAGATTTTTTGGGTCAACGCCCTAAAATCCTCTTGGAACATTTTCACTCTTCGCCTTGCTTCCTCTTTTGGGAACAAAGGACTGAGGTAGGGAGAGATAGATATTGTGACAGTATCTAACACTTTTCCTTGTTTGGCGTCTTCAGATTCTCTCAGCAGGAAACTTTTTTGTGAAATTCCCCATTTGATAAGGTCTTTTTGTCTTTGGGAAAAAATAAGTTTAGTTTCATTGAAAGAACTGAATTGCGATAACTCTCTTTTATTTATGAAAAATAATAAAGTGATTCCAAGGAACCAAATAGAAAAAATAGATACAGGGACCGCTATGGAAGCTCCCGTTAGAGGGCACGCGCCCGTGGCTACTAATATGGAGATAACAGTTACGGCAAGGATCGTTAGTGTTTTGAGAACAATCAGGATAATTCGATCTCTAGAAGAAAAAAGAGTGTGTTGGTTGTGAGTGTTCCTTTCAAAGGAACTAAGACTAGGAACCAAAAGAATTCCAACCTACTAAATAATAAACGGCGTAATATACCCTCCGCTTGGATTTTTGTGCAAAAAATAACAATGATCTTAGTAAAAAGTGGCGAAGATCTCTCTGAAGGTAATATTTTCTGTTGTTATTGAGGTTGAAAGTTCTGCTCGCTTCGAACTCTTTTTGTTCTTGCCTTTAAGGTGATTTTTTCTGAGAATCTCTCCCTTCTTGAAAACACGGAAGGTGTCTTTAAGGGAGTTTGCGATTATAGCGTTGCAAGAGGACCGTGGGTTTAAGTGATTTTTAGTCTAATGGAGGACATATGCTAGAAAAAGAGGATGAGGTTTCTATGGGCAGAGCTTTTTTGTCTAATTCTGATCCCCTTATAGCTTTTTTTGGTGGAGATAAGGTTTCTCCCAAGAGTAAGGAGTATTTGTTTGCTCAAGAGTTATCTGAGAAGTTATCCAACGATTGCTTTAACATTGTTACTGGTGGCGGGCATGGCATCATGGAGGCAGCTAATTCTGGGGCTATCTCTGGTTCGGGACTATCTTATGTATTGCATTTTGAGGAATTCCCTTTTAATCCATACTTCTCCCCTGGTTGTATATTTTCTTTTAAGGATCTGTATGCACAAAAACGGGTTATTTTAGAGAATGTCGCAGCTTACATCTTCTTCCCAGGAGGGTTTGGAACGCTTAATGAGCTTTCGGAAGTTATTGCTTTATTTTCTATGGAACAGCTTCTTGTTCGTCCTGTCATTCTTGTGGGCAGTGGTTTTTGGTCCCCTCTTTTGGATTGGATTAGAACACAGATTTTTCAAAACAATTATGCAGATACTAGTGTCTTTTCGCATCTACAGGTTCTAGATGATCAAGAAGCTGTCATTGATATTGTTAAGTCTTTTTTAGATAATTTGTGAAAACGGTTTTTCGTCTTCCATATATCGCTTGAAATCAATGGCTTGCGGGTTGTAAACTTGTGTTTTTGTGTTGGTGGTTAGCCTTTACCAATTATCGTTGTTAATTCTTTTTCAACTTGCTGGGCAAGATGTCTTTTGGTCAAACTGTAAGGTCTAACATACTAAATAATCTTCCGAGAAGTTTTACCCAGTTGCCTGGTGTTTATGGGCTCCAAAGACAAAAAGTTGAGGGAGATAGGCTGACCTTTTTCGTTGTATCTGTGATTGTAGTTCTGGGAGCTATCGTGTCTGTGATTTCTGCCTATGCCCTGGGATTATCTGGACTTTTCACTTCTGTAGCTCCGCTTTATGGAGCTTTATCAGGAATTTCTTTAGGCTTATTTGCCTGTTTAGGATCGATAACTTTTCTCTCCAGGTTAGCGTTATCTCGGATTAATAGTTTTCGAAATGTAAATTCTTTTTTAAGGAAGCACCGATGTAAATTTTCTCATATTGATGATCAGCAGAGAGCGTTTCTATCCTTGCTAAGTCCAACAAATTATGATTATGTGTTAACGCAAAAAAAAGCTTGGACGCATCCTCTTTTTCCTTGCAGAGTTATTTTATCTGCTGGATCTGTAATATTAGGAGTTGGGTTATTAACAGCAGGTGTCTATGTTTTATCGGCTTACCCTGGTAATTTTCTTTCGCATCCATTAGCTTCAATAAGCTTTTCTTTTTTAAGTTCATCCCTTGTTTTTTCCGGGTTATCTGCATTTAAAACGCATTTTTTGCTAGCCGAGGGAGTTAGTAGTTTACAGCTACTGTACCTGAGCCAGTACCTTCTTCCCAAATCAACAAAAAATATTCATAAAGAAAGAGATGAAGAACTTAACGCTTTACGTCTGCAACTATCTAAAGAGAGTTTGTCAAAAGAAAAATTTTTGCGAAAAAAAAACCTTGCAGAGTTTAGGTTAAAAAAGGTCGAGGAAGAACTTCAGGAATGCATGCAGAAGGCCTTATTTGAGGAGGAAAAACAACAGAGTTCGAAGACGAGTATTTCTGTACAGACTTCGGAAGAAAGTGAGGTGTCAGATGAGTCTGAGCAAGAAGATTCAGAATTTTTTGAATCCTTGTCCTTGATTAGCACTGATTCGGAGGAAGAAATTGAAACAAACCCATTATCATTAAAGATGTTATCAAAAGCTAATTCCGAAAAGTCCTCTAATAGAAAAGTATTTTCCACGAGCAAAATAGTTTCTCGGGTAGGTTCTTCTATTCTTTCTTCAGAGTCTAAGCGTCTTTTTCAGCCAGGAAACAGATTGATTTTAACTGGTTTAGGAGCACTTTTTGTTGGGGTTCAAGGTATATGCTATGGAGCTGAAGTGATTCAATTAAAGGTTTCATCCCTGAAATGCTCCAGTAAAGTACAGGAAGCGGGCTCTTGGATTCAAAAAAATAGTAAAATTATTACTGGGGTAGTTCTCGAAATTTTAGAGGAAGAAAAGAAAAATAAGGAAGCTTCATTCTCCTGGTTGCTTTTTAGATTTTTTGGAATCAAAGTCCTCAAGAAGTCGAGTTAATCTTTTATTAAGATTTCTTTAATTATTAATTGTTATTTCTGTTTTTATGTTTTAAATATCTGTTTTTGTTATAATTACTACCTGTTTATGATTTGATCTATCTTTTAGAGGGTAATTAATTATGACCTTTGTAAGAAATGAGTCTAATCTTTCTTTGAATTTTGAGAACACCGAGTCTCTATTTAATGAAGGGGTCGCAAACAAAGGAAGGCCTTTTTCTAGGTCCCTGCTTTCCGTAACCCTTTTGGCTCTCGGAGCTATAGTCATGGTTTCTGGGGTGATAGCTTTAATTCTGTCTTCTCCAGCTATTCCTATTACGGCTTCGGTAATTCTGGGAATCACCTCAATTTCTTTTGGGTCAATCTTATTAACGATATCCGTCATGGTGTTGGCTTCTTCTAAATTATTTGAGCACTTCAACAAAAAGAAGGAAGAGGTTGCTGAGTTGTTGGACAAGATTTCCTTCTTAGAGTGCTCCGAGTGCGAGTTAGAAAGTGCGCTGAGGACAGCTAAGGAGAATGAAACGTCCTTGATGTTGACTTTACAGACGAAAGAGGAATTTATTTCTGAGTTGGAGTCCGGAATATCTTCCAGCAGGGAGCGCATTAAGGGGATCCAAGACCAGTTCGATCTTATGAGATCGGAAAATCATGAGCTAGCTAATAAGCTCAAGATTTCTGAAAAAGTTTTAAAAGAAAAAGAAGAAAAGTTTCTTCAAGAAAACCTAGTCTTGACTCAGTGTAATAGAGATCTCGAGGCTCTTAATAAACGAATTAGACAAGAGTTAGAAAGACAGGTTATTTTATTAGCTGAGCTAAAAAATAAGGAGTTTGAGTTAGAAGAGCAGCTTCTTATTAATAAAAAATCCACCTTGGAAGCATTTAATGCTGACAAAGAGCTTTTAAATTTGGGTTCGAAACTTGTTGATTTATTCAGAGAAAACCATCGATTGAAAGATAGACTAAAATTATTTGACGGGAGTCTAGATTGCAAGAATTTATCACAACTTCCCACCTCCTTTGGTAAAGGTTCAAGTACCACCTCTCCCCTTCCTGTTCCTTCTTTTGTTATGTCTGGAGCATCAGTAGAGACTAGAGGCTTTCTTTCGGAACCTGATAACGCAAGAGTTCCCAATATTTCTGAAAATTACAACGAAAAGGGGTATAAAGAAGAATCCTCCTATCAGCAAGATGAGGAAGAGCAGGGAGAACAGGAGGAAAGTTTACAAGAAGACGATAAGACAGACAGCTAGAAAAAGAGAGAAAAAGGGGAGAAAACTTTTGTCTTTTCTCTTTTTTAAGCTTTGTAGGACCTAACCTTCTGCTTTTGAAAGAGCAGCTTCTCTTAATTAAAGAATACAGCATTAATGACCCCTGTAATGACAAAGAACATAAGCATAGACATAATGTCATTAAGAGCGGTTACTATTGGGCCGGATGCTAGGGCTGGGTCTACTCCTATTCTGACAAAGAAAAAGGGAGATAAAACTCCTAATGTTGTAGCAGTCAATGAGGCTCCTAAAATACCTGTTGCTACAGTCATACCTAATTGAAGATTATTGCCTAGGAAGAAACCAAGGAAGCTGGCTCCGTAAACTATAAGACCACACAATATTCCAAGAATAATCCCAGTTAAAAGGCCTATCCCCATTTCTTTAAAGATAGTTTCTCGTCTCCTGCCGCAAGGGAGGGTGCCAGTAGCCATGCTTCGGACCAATATTGTGCTACATTGAACCCCCACATTTCCAGACATCCCATTGATAAGAGGAATGAAAAACATAATAAGTGATAATAGACCAGGAGCGAGCCTTTGGAAATACGCCATAGCGGAGGCACTGGTCAATCCCGCTAGCAAGGTAAAGAGAAGCCATGGAGCTCTTAGAAGAAACCGTTGGAATACATGGCAGTTGTGATATCCAAGGTCCTCCGTAGTTCCTGCCATTTTTGCAATAGTCTCATCAGCAATATCCTCTATTGTTTCGACGACATCTTCGTAAGTGATAGCCCCTATGAGAAAATTGTCTTCATCAACCACGGGCAAAGCAGCGATCTTATATCTTTCAACGATGTCCACAACTTCTTCTCTTGTGGCATCAGGAAG
This sequence is a window from Chlamydiifrater volucris. Protein-coding genes within it:
- a CDS encoding CT214 family putative inclusion membrane protein, whose amino-acid sequence is MNPTSRITNYSNQNSQNKTGDEKNISNKDYKLTINELEKYQRKERLIAITAVALTILVAITLVTLQFALPGAGLMILAPAIALSISVVTSTILITRMLLRAREIVRINNKFIKESTTQVKEQSKVFNPNLTKTHSSNDQPRRLKISKELKEIDEILGKLESPIRKSSLQNVETNSSMPSSTSNKEVNKETLKKNKQLETKKVLNKKNSNLNESSFLAPQNLSHYKNLLRSEKKTKQRNLEKEGGEIKQSLLLISKNIDQLGKKISSGQDLITPYQASYLYSGIGSSSEISELLKHINHILANEDSGVFFLLALIKSQSTQETLNYLEPLFSLKKMILEPNADIASKKAALIDFLTLTNLFLSGWLISKNSELKTHLIRNLSQKLHLEEDEVIHKFFIRGNYLEMISLLNPSVDRLLKKLLRYDVSSPSLTFDECCADLRRNEKFAKQLTLAFSEREQHQNLMKRVRQFFSKIENYLPKNSLGLISFANNLPNLSSEFQQFFSRFHPDVSCLLLAFLENSKLKEKILVILPRGGEKAFEKVVSILSLGMLRCGFIHKNALKLISSSLGINEKELEKIILNKELGKNILK
- a CDS encoding class I fructose-bisphosphate aldolase, which codes for MQKIEDLLGGDSDNLLTYSCTKIKKESLTLPSGDFVDRVFSQSDRNNKVLRSLQTLFSHGRLSGTGYLSILPVDQGIEHSAGASFAANPMYFDPENIIKLAIEGGCNAVASSYGVLSLMSRKYAHKIPFILKINHNELLTYPNKHRQVMFSRVEDAYNMGAIAVGATIYFGSETSSEEIVEVSESFALARELGLGTILWCYIRNASFVHEGKDYHTASDLTGQADHLGASLGADIVKQKLPETQGGYTAIKFGKTDPRVYSELSSDHPIDLCRYQLMNSYAGKVGLINSGGASGDNDLKDAARTAVINKRAGGMGLILGRKAFQKSFKEGIKLLNLVQDIYLDPSITIA
- a CDS encoding amino acid permease — its product is MHSSKTSKGSLGTFTVGMLSLAVVISLRNLPLTAKHGLSTLFYYVLAVLCFMVPYALISAELASFKPQGIYVWVRDSLGKWWGFFAVWMQWFHNMTWYPAMLAFIGSSLVYKMYPDMAQNKLYLSSVVLVGFWGLTFFNFFGISTSALFSTICVIVGTIIPGIILVSLALFWVFSGNSIAISLNPRDIIPDFGSQTSLALLAGMLLALCGLEANANLASDMRDPKRSYPKAVLIGAMLTLAILVLGSLSIAVVIPKDQISLVSGLVTAFNLFFQKYNLSWMTMIVVFMTIAGSLGELNAWMFAGTKGLFISTQNDCLPKIFKKTNSRGVPVNLMLFQAIVVTGFSALFLLLGTADIAYWVLSALSVQMYLMMYVCLFIAGPVLRKKEPKAERIFVVPGKNIGIYILSFLGILSCFFALFVSILPPEGVSYKHYTLWLSSGFLLNCFIPVGIFLSQKKRGKSF
- a CDS encoding CT214 family putative inclusion membrane protein; this encodes MINMILSQETPVSFCEFSLRRHYSKWSLDYILPAIFYILGMITFSFLCLTIGFIVPVSTVVSIVFFTTFILSAMGVISYICYYKKILSSRLEQLESTTFFPSKILNKLLIFEKDRNTDFSENNFPNSFFVPMGLHLGEYKKPEPDRSRQIENLLIAFHSITSRKKKEPPSTVNIIKEILFKDYVYLKEPIDNISLISNCNGEEFLEAFLKFSVTFLEHNGERISLFWRNEFASPSQKFYPSISLINSITRKFSESINPKNFLKETVLANLRLANVFLYGKIMKSLNDRDSAKEIIKQRFPEIKEVDSFLQAGNFIGLILKSLSKETANFILQTNTIEELSPISLLETVSRKKTTINSLAYASDKLEDQRKISQKKEWLIQLLSVFKLPTSKVLLLGKAVFRINAITSSVEEIKNNLEEFLSDPFLILEIIRESKELQEIIKVYSPLSPEVLENIASPIFSGTSNFGIASQKEVRKFLERTNISEEDFTIAVKNNRILQLLFPNIF
- a CDS encoding CT214 family putative inclusion membrane protein, which produces MVPSLSSFERNTHNQHTLFSSRDRIILIVLKTLTILAVTVISILVATGACPLTGASIAVPVSIFSIWFLGITLLFFINKRELSQFSSFNETKLIFSQRQKDLIKWGISQKSFLLRESEDAKQGKVLDTVTISISPYLSPLFPKEEARRRVKMFQEDFRALTQKISLTSSLIKSEHHGFLDCLEKELLYLFAPSSYKPNITPRLSPCKDSIVDFSLAYSLSDVLCFCFDNPETWDLLTQKIFEGAAYIHNEFVKNKDTSLTLKDSIIYICRILNTWLLGKTLEEGTIESILNYNPKYLSKELKEALFTGNLCKFIIQKSSAKDETLSINFLRDPEDLELLSAKRNEVLNLSIFSREKKRKELFSFKQNLISKLSIYRSLSSPQSRLYAFNLWKNKDALVGLYDFIKTNHKTIVSNPSILLEILNADLKLQEFVRDFLSSGFNFEKMKKLIRPIILGGISSRVFTKKDIQLFCNRFGLNEASFLKSISEGTFLELLFPNLFKS
- a CDS encoding LOG family protein; translation: MLEKEDEVSMGRAFLSNSDPLIAFFGGDKVSPKSKEYLFAQELSEKLSNDCFNIVTGGGHGIMEAANSGAISGSGLSYVLHFEEFPFNPYFSPGCIFSFKDLYAQKRVILENVAAYIFFPGGFGTLNELSEVIALFSMEQLLVRPVILVGSGFWSPLLDWIRTQIFQNNYADTSVFSHLQVLDDQEAVIDIVKSFLDNL